Genomic window (Subtercola endophyticus):
TGGCCAAGGCATCTTCCTGGTACTCGAAGGCGCCCGTGGCGGCGAAGAGCGGGCCGAGCAAGGCCGGCACCTCGCCGAGCAGGGCGACGCGCGACTGCACGAGCGGGGCGGCTTCGGCGAGCAGGGTCTGTTGGGCATCCGTCAGCGGCTCGGTCACGATGCCGTCGGCGACAAGGTACGGAATCGTGCGAGCGGCGAAATCAGAGACCTCGAGCAACCGGATGTGGTCGCCGTTGATCGACACGGCCTTCTTCTCGTCGAACCGGGCCGGGTTCGGGTTGACGTTCACCACGTCGAACGCCGCCACCATCTCGTCGATCGAGAACACGTCGCGGTCGTGGGTGAGCGACCAGCCCAGCAGCGCCAGGTAGTTGACGAGACCCTCGGGAATGAACCCGTTGTCGCGATGCAAGAACAGGTTCGCCTGTGGGTCGCGCTTGCTGAGCTTCTTGTTGCCGTCGCCCATCACGTAGGGCAGGTGCCCGAAGCGCGGGATGAACGTGGTGACGCCGATGTCGACGAGCGCGTCGTACAGGGCGATCTGCCGCGGGGTCGAGCTGAGCAGGTCTTCACCGCGCAGTACGTGCGTGATGCCCATGAGCGCGTCGTCGACCGGGTTGACGAACGTGTAGAGCGGGGCTCCGTTCGGCCGCACCACCACGAAGTCGACAAAGCTGCCGGCCGGGAACGTGATCTCGCCGCGCACCAGATCGTCGAAGCTCAGGTCGGTGTCGGGAACACGCAGGCGCAGCGCCGGGCTGCGGCCCTCGGCGCGAAACCGCTCACGGTCGGCGTCAGTCAGGTCGCGGTCGAAGTTGTCGTAGCCGAGCTGCTTCGCGCGGCCGTTCGCCACGTTGCGCGCGTCGACCTCTTCGGGCGTCGAGTAGCTCTCGTAGAGGTGGCCGGATGCCTTCAGCTTCTCCATGAGGTCGAGGTAGATGGGCATCCGCTCCGACTGCCGGTAGGGGCCGTTCGGGCCGCCGACGTTCACGCCCTCGTCCCAGTCGATGCGCAGCCAGGTGAGCGCGTCGATCAGCTGCTCGTAGCTCTCTTCGGAGTCGCGCGCGGCATCGGTGTCTTCGATGCGAAAGATCAGCTTGCCGCCGGTGTGCCGGGCGTAGGCCCAATTGAACAGTGCCGTGCGAATGAGCCCTACGTGCGGCGTTCCGGTGGGCGACGGGCAGAACCGCACGCGCACATCGGCACCGGTGGCGGTAGAGAAGGGGGGGAGTTCTGTAGAAGACATACTGCCGTCGATTGTATCGGTGCGGCCTGAGCGGTGGGTGGGGTGAGAGGATGCCCGGGCTGGGCGACCGGGTCAGAGCCCGCGCTCGACCATATCGAGCACTCGGGTGGTGGCGGCGTCGACGAGGGCGCCGTCGAGTCCGCGCAGCGGGCCGTCGATCACGAGCATCCCGAGCCCGTGCACGGCAGACCAGGCGAACAGTTCGGCATTCGGTCGGCGCTCGGGGGGAAGTATGCCGGCAGCGGAATATGCTTCGATCGCCGAGCTCAGAATGGCGAATGGTGTGCGCCCGGCCACACCCGCTTTGGCAGGTGACAGGCTGTGGGCGAGATGGTCGGGCACAGAGAACGCCGTGCGGAACAGTCCAGGCTGTTCTCGGGCGAAGGCGAGGTATCCGGTGCCGACCGCGCGCAGCAACAGCCGAGCCGCGGCGGCGCGGTCATTCGGTGCCACGGCTGGCACCTCTGTCACGTCTGCCATTTCGGCCCCGTCGGCCGCCGGCGGCGTCACGCGCGCTACCTCGACTTCCATGCGGTCTGCGGCGAGACCTTGCGCCGCATCGGAGACGGCGCGCAACAGCGCGCTTCGGTCGGCGAAGTGCCGGTACGCCGCGTTAGGGCTGACACCCGCCTGTCGCGTGGCCCCGCGCAGCACGACCGCGTCGGGGCCGCCGGCTCGCGCCATGGTGAGTCCGGCCGCGATCAGAGCCCCGCGCAGATCGCCGTGCCGATAGCTGGTTCGCGACTCGCACGCGCGAGTGTCGTCGCTCGGCGCTTCGCCGTCACCGGCACGGCCCCCACTGGCACCCCGAGTGGAACCACCGCTGGCATCCCGAGTGGTACCGGCGCCGACGGCACCACCGCCGCCGCGGGAACCGCCGGCTCGAGGCTCAGTGCTCACCGCAGCTCCCCCGCTCGACCGTGCAGCCCGCCGCACCCTAGACAAGAGCCGCGCCACGTGTGATTGTTGACAATGTACACATTAGCGCGAGGAGCAGCCATGTTCAGCCCAGCCCATGCCTTCAGCGGATTCTCCGTCAACGATATCGCCGCCGCGAAAAAGTTCTACGGCGAGACACTCGGCATCGCCGTCAGCGAGAACTCCATGGGGTTCATCGAGCTCAATCTCGACAGCGGCGCGAAGGTACTGGTGTATCCGAAACCCAATCACGAGCCGGCGACGTACACGATCATGAACTTTCCCGTCGGCGATGTCGAGGCCGCGGTGGATGATCTGAACTCCCGCGGCGTCGTGACCACGATCTACAACGGCACGGGCATGCCCGTCGACGACAAGGGCATCATGCGCGGCAACGGCCCCACCATCGCCTGGTTCCTCGACCCCGCTGGCAACGTGCTCTCGGTTCTCGACGAATAGCGCGCCCTCCCGTCGCTGACGCGCGGTTTGCGCCCCTCCGCACGCGCACCCGAGGGGCCGGTCGCTCGCGCAGACGCGCACCTCCCACCGCTGACGCGCCTCTCACCGCAGACGCGCAGTTCGGAGCATCTGCGCCCGCTCGAGCAGGCGCGGATGCTCCGAACTGCACCGACGGCCCGATTCCGAGTGCCGAAGGGGTGCGGATGCTCGGCGTGGGCGAAACGAAGTGGATGATGCCGGGCATCCGTCGCCGTGTGCGAACTCAGGCGGCGCGGCAGGCTCAGGCGGAGGCGCGACCGGTGAGTTCGTCGATGCGGGCGAGCTCGTCGGCCGTGAGCGGGGCGCCGTCGAGGGCAGCGATGTTCTGCTCGAGCTGCTGCACCGAGCTCGCCCCGATGATGGCCGACGTGACGGCCGGGGCGCGCAGCACCCAGGTCAGGGCGAGCTGAGCCAGCGATTGACCTCGCGACGCAGCGAGATCGTTGAGTCCACGCGCCATCGAGAGGTAGTCGTCGCCGACGCGGTCGGCCGTCAGGAAGTGCCCGACGGCGGCCCGGGAATCGGGCGGAATGCTGCCATCGAGGTACCGGTCGGTGAGCATCCCTTGTTCGAGCGGCGAGTAGACGATGGCGCCGACGCCGGCCGCTTCGACGGTGTCGAGCAGGCCTGACTCTTCGGGGCGTCGGTCGAGCATCGAGTACCGCGGCTGGTGGATGAGCAGCGGAACCCCGTGCGAAGCAAGCGCCGCCTGGGCGGCGAGCGTCTGCTCGGGCGAGTAGTTCGAGACTCCGACGTACAGCACCTTGCCCTGCTGCACGGCCGTCGCGAGCGCGCCCATCGTCTCTTCGATCGGGGTCTCGGGGTCGGGCCGGTGCGAGTAGAAGATGTCGACGTAGTCGAGTTTGAGTCGGCCGAGGCTCTGATCGAGCGACGAGAGCATGTATTTGCGCGACCCCCACTCACCGTACGGGCCTGCCCACATGTCGTAGCCGGCCTTCGATGACACCACGATCTCGTCGCGGTACGGCTTCAGGTCGGCGGTGAAGATGCGCCCGAACGTGGTCTCCGCCGAACCGTACGGCGGGCCGTAGTTGTTCGCGAGGTCGAAATGGGTGACGCCGAGATCGAAGGCGCGGCGAACGATGGCCTGCTGAACATCAAGCGGCTTGGTGAAGCCGAAGTTGTGCCAGAGCCCGAGCGACAGAGCGGGCAGCTTCAGCCCGCTGCGGCCGGTTCGGCGGTAGGGCATGGAGTCATAGCGGTCGGGGGCAGGCTGATACGTCATCGTGTCTTTCGGAGTGTGGGGGTCGGGAGGTCATGCCGAGCGGCGGGCGAGTGGCGGCTCGGCGGCTCGGCGGGCGTGCGGCTAGCGCGCGACGTTGGTCAGCGTGCCGATGCCCGCGATCGAGATCTCGACGGTATCGCCCGAGACGAACGGGCCGACGCCGGAGGGGGTTCCGGTGAGAATGAGGTCACCCGGCAGCAGGGTGAAGATGCGCGACACGAAGGCAACGATCTCGCCCAGCGAGAAGATCATGTCGGCTGTGGTGCCGAGTTGCTTGACGTTTCCGTTCACGCGGGCCTCGATGCGGGCATCCGTCGCGTCGAAATCGGTCTCGATGACCGGGCCGATGGGGCAGAACGTGTCGTAGCCCTTCGCCCTGGCCCACTGGCCGTCGACCTTCTGCAGGTCGCGCGCAGTGACGTCGTTGGCGACCGTGTAGCCGAACACGACGTCGGCATAGTCTTCGGCGCGCACGTTCTTGGCGATGCTGCCGATCACGATGGCCAGCTCGGCCTCGTGCTCGACCTGTTTGCTGTCGGGCGGCAGCACGATCCTGTCGCCCGGGCCGATGACGCTGGTGTTGGGCTTCAAGAAGATGATCGGATGATCGGGCACGTCATTGCCGAGCTCCTTTGCGTGCTCGGCGTAGTTGCGGCCGACGGCCACGACCTTGGACCGCGGGATGACCGGGGCCAGCAATTTGGCGCTCGAGAGCGGCACGCGCTCATCCGTGGTCTCGAACCCGTTGAACATGGGGTCGCCCACCAGCACCACCAGCTCGTCGCCGTCGACTATTCCGTACTGCGGGTCGCCGCCCGTGCTGAATCGCGCAATCTTCACCCACTCAGCCTAGGCCGTGTGTCGCCCCGCCCGCGTGGGAGTTACGTCGGACCTGCCGCCCGCTGTCGACAATACGCGGGGATGGCACGCCAGCTCCGACCAAACTCCCGGGAGGGGGGCGAACCGAGAGGGAGTCCAAGGCTCGCGCAGCCGGCGCCCACTGTGGCAACCTCCCTGAGCAGTACACCTAGTTCAGGCGGGTGAGCCAGTTGTGCTTGTCGGGGAGGCGCCCATACTGAATGTCGGTGAGCTCTTGGCGCAGCGACATGGTGAGCTCGCCGGCAGGCGCGTTCGCCTCGCCGAGGGTGAAGTGCTCCGAGCGCAGCTGGGCCACGGGCGCGATGACCGCCGCGGTGCCGCAGGCGAACACCTCCACGATGTCGCCCGACTCCGAGCCGGCCTTCCACTCCTCGATGGTGACGCGGCGGATCTCGACGTTGTGGCCGCGATCCCGAGCGAGCTGCATGATGCTGTCGCGGGTGATCCCCGACAGGATGCTGTCGCTCTCGGGCGTGACAAGGGTGCCGTCTTTGTAGACGAGAAAGAGGTTCATGCCTCCCAGCTCTTCGAGGTACTTGCCCTCTTGCGAGTCGAGAAAGAGCACCTGCGCGCAGCCTTTTTCGTAGGCGAGCTCTTGCGGCAGCAACGAGGAGGCGTAGTTGCCGCCGGTCTTGGCCGCGCCCATGCCGCCGCGCCCGGCACGGTTGTATTCGGTCGAGAGCCAGATATTGACGGGCGACACTCCCCCGGCGAAATACGTGCCTGCCGGCGACGCGATGACGTAGAAACCGACCTTCTGAGCGGCACGCACACCGAGAAAGCTCTCGGTCGCCATCTCGAACGGGCGGATGTACAGGCTCGTCTCGGGCGCATCGGGAACCCAGGCGCCATCGACCGCGACGAGTTGCTTCAGCGACTCCACGAAATCGACAGTCGAGAGTTCGGGCAGAGCGAGGCGCACAGCCGAGCGCTGCAGGCGAGCCGCATTCATCTCGGGCCGGAAGGTGTAGATCGCGCCGTCGGCGTGCCGATACGCCTTGAGACCCTCGAAGATCTCTTGGGCGTAGTGAAAGACCGACGCGGCGGGGTCGAGCGAGATCTTGCCGTAGGGCAGCACCTCGGCGTTGTGCCAGCCGTCGGCGAGAGTCCACTCGATCTGCACCATGTGGTCGGTGAAGTGCTTGCCGAAGCCGGGATCGGAGAGGATCGCCTCGCGCTCGGCGTCGGCACGGGCATCCGTCGACGGAGTGAGGGCGAAGGCGAGCGGAAACGGGGTGGGGGTGGGAGCGGTAGTTGTCATCGGGGGTTCCTCTTGAAGAGAAGTGGTGGTGAGGAGGCGGGCCGCGGAGAGTGCGACGTCGGCTCAGGGAGCAGAGCGCCCTAGGAGTCGCTTCGCCCTAGGAGGCAGCCACGAGGGAGTTCAGCGACGCAGTGATGGCGTCCCCGACCTGGCTCGTGGTGCGTGCAACGGAGTCGGGGGTTCGGCCGGCGAGGTCGGTGGTGACGGCCTCGCGGATGATCGCTGCGGCTTCTGGCAGACCCTGTTGGTCGAGCAGAAGAGCGACCGACAGAATCGCGGCCGTGGGGTCGGCGATCTGCTGGCCTGCAATGTCGGGCGCTGACCCGTGAACAGGTTCGAACATGCTGGGAAAGGAGCCGGTCGGGTTGATGTTGCCCGAGGCTGCCAGGCCGATGCCGCCGCTGATCGCGCCGGCCAAATCGGTGAGAATGTCGCCGAAGAGGTTGTCTGTGACGATGACATCGAATTTAGCAGGATTCGTGACGAAGAAGATCGTCGCGGCGTCGACGTGCAGGTAGTCGACGGAAACCTCGGGGTACTCGGTGGCGATCGTGTGCACAGTGCGCTGCCACAGCGACCCCGAGAACACCAGCACGTTCGTCTTGTGCACGAGCGTGAGCTTCTTACGCGGTCGGCTCTGCGCGAGCTCGAACGCGAACCGCACGACGCGCTCGACCCCGAAGGCCGTGTTGACCGAGACCTCGGTGGCGATCTCGTTGGGCGTACCCACTCGCAGCGCGCCTCCGTTGCCCGTGTAGGGGCCTTCGGTTCCCTCGCGTACGACGACGAAGTCGACGGTGCCGGGATTCGCCAGCGGGCTGGTGACGCCGGGGTAGATCGTGGTCGGCCGCAGGTTCACATAGTGGTCGAGGTCGAACCGCAGCTTCAGCAGCAGCCCGCGCTCGATATTCGCGTTCTTCAAGCGCGGGTCGCCGGGAACCCCGCCGACCGCGCCGAGCAGAATCGCGTCGTGCGCGGCGATAGAGGCGAGGTCGTCTTCGGTGAGCACGTCACCGGTCTCGAGAAAACGAGCTGCGCCGAGCTTGAACTCGGTCTTCTCGAAGACCACCGCATCGTCAGCGTCGCCCGAACCGGATGTCGCGGCCACAGCCGCGTCGAGCACCTTTACGGCCTCGGCGATGACCTCGGGGCCGATTCCGTCGCCGGGAATGACAGCAAGGCGAATGACGCGAGACATAGGTGCGCTCCAAGACTTCGGCGAATGAGTACCTCTAGGCTACAACCCGCTAGGCGCGGGCCTTGCGTAGCGTGATGAGCGCAACGGTGGTGGCCGCGAGCATGAGCAGCACGCCGATGAGCGAGGTGGTGAAGACGCCGCTGTCGAAGGCGTCGCGCGCCGACTGCAGCAGCGTTGTGCCGAGGCTCCACGGAATGTCGTTCGCAACGCCCACCGCGCCGCCGAGCGTCTCGGAAGCCGAGCTGGCCTGGCCGTCGGTCAGCCCGAACGGCAGCACGACGTTCGAACGGTAGAACGCGGTCAGAATGCTGCCCAGAACCGCTGTTCCGAGCACCGCGCCGAGCTCGTAGGCCGTCTCTGACACGGCCGAGGCCGCGCCTGCCTTGTCTTCGGGCACCGCCGAGATGATGAGGTCGTTCGAGATGGTCTCGGCCGCGCCGATTCCCAGCGCGAGCACGGCGAAGGCGAGAGCGAGAGTCAGGGCAGTGGCGCTCTGCCCTGTGAGCATGATGATCGTGTAGGCCAGACCCGAGAGCACCAGGCCACCTGCGACCACGAGACTCGGCTTCACGTGCCGAACGAGAGGAACGACGGCGAGACCGGCCACAACCATGACGACCAGGCCCGGTACCAGGGCGAGTGCGGCATCCATCGGCCGAAGACCGAGCACGAGCTGCAGATGCTGCGAGACGTAGAACAGAAAGCCCACCAGCGCCACAACGCTCAACAAGTTGACCACGACGGCACCGCTGAAGGCACCGACACGGAACAACCGCATGTCGAGCATCGGGTTCTTTCGAGTGAGCTGACGGCGCACGAAGGCGTACCCCGCGGCCAGGCCGAGGGCGAACAGACCAATGGATGCCCAGCTGAACCCCTCGGTGGCGATGCTCTTGATGGCGAAGACCACCGGAACGAGCATCACCATCGACAGACCGATGCTGAGCAG
Coding sequences:
- a CDS encoding TetR/AcrR family transcriptional regulator, translating into MSTEPRAGGSRGGGGAVGAGTTRDASGGSTRGASGGRAGDGEAPSDDTRACESRTSYRHGDLRGALIAAGLTMARAGGPDAVVLRGATRQAGVSPNAAYRHFADRSALLRAVSDAAQGLAADRMEVEVARVTPPAADGAEMADVTEVPAVAPNDRAAAARLLLRAVGTGYLAFAREQPGLFRTAFSVPDHLAHSLSPAKAGVAGRTPFAILSSAIEAYSAAGILPPERRPNAELFAWSAVHGLGMLVIDGPLRGLDGALVDAATTRVLDMVERGL
- a CDS encoding branched-chain amino acid aminotransferase, which gives rise to MTTTAPTPTPFPLAFALTPSTDARADAEREAILSDPGFGKHFTDHMVQIEWTLADGWHNAEVLPYGKISLDPAASVFHYAQEIFEGLKAYRHADGAIYTFRPEMNAARLQRSAVRLALPELSTVDFVESLKQLVAVDGAWVPDAPETSLYIRPFEMATESFLGVRAAQKVGFYVIASPAGTYFAGGVSPVNIWLSTEYNRAGRGGMGAAKTGGNYASSLLPQELAYEKGCAQVLFLDSQEGKYLEELGGMNLFLVYKDGTLVTPESDSILSGITRDSIMQLARDRGHNVEIRRVTIEEWKAGSESGDIVEVFACGTAAVIAPVAQLRSEHFTLGEANAPAGELTMSLRQELTDIQYGRLPDKHNWLTRLN
- a CDS encoding VOC family protein — encoded protein: MFSPAHAFSGFSVNDIAAAKKFYGETLGIAVSENSMGFIELNLDSGAKVLVYPKPNHEPATYTIMNFPVGDVEAAVDDLNSRGVVTTIYNGTGMPVDDKGIMRGNGPTIAWFLDPAGNVLSVLDE
- a CDS encoding fumarylacetoacetate hydrolase family protein — protein: MKIARFSTGGDPQYGIVDGDELVVLVGDPMFNGFETTDERVPLSSAKLLAPVIPRSKVVAVGRNYAEHAKELGNDVPDHPIIFLKPNTSVIGPGDRIVLPPDSKQVEHEAELAIVIGSIAKNVRAEDYADVVFGYTVANDVTARDLQKVDGQWARAKGYDTFCPIGPVIETDFDATDARIEARVNGNVKQLGTTADMIFSLGEIVAFVSRIFTLLPGDLILTGTPSGVGPFVSGDTVEISIAGIGTLTNVAR
- a CDS encoding aldo/keto reductase; its protein translation is MTYQPAPDRYDSMPYRRTGRSGLKLPALSLGLWHNFGFTKPLDVQQAIVRRAFDLGVTHFDLANNYGPPYGSAETTFGRIFTADLKPYRDEIVVSSKAGYDMWAGPYGEWGSRKYMLSSLDQSLGRLKLDYVDIFYSHRPDPETPIEETMGALATAVQQGKVLYVGVSNYSPEQTLAAQAALASHGVPLLIHQPRYSMLDRRPEESGLLDTVEAAGVGAIVYSPLEQGMLTDRYLDGSIPPDSRAAVGHFLTADRVGDDYLSMARGLNDLAASRGQSLAQLALTWVLRAPAVTSAIIGASSVQQLEQNIAALDGAPLTADELARIDELTGRASA
- the gltX gene encoding glutamate--tRNA ligase, which gives rise to MSSTELPPFSTATGADVRVRFCPSPTGTPHVGLIRTALFNWAYARHTGGKLIFRIEDTDAARDSEESYEQLIDALTWLRIDWDEGVNVGGPNGPYRQSERMPIYLDLMEKLKASGHLYESYSTPEEVDARNVANGRAKQLGYDNFDRDLTDADRERFRAEGRSPALRLRVPDTDLSFDDLVRGEITFPAGSFVDFVVVRPNGAPLYTFVNPVDDALMGITHVLRGEDLLSSTPRQIALYDALVDIGVTTFIPRFGHLPYVMGDGNKKLSKRDPQANLFLHRDNGFIPEGLVNYLALLGWSLTHDRDVFSIDEMVAAFDVVNVNPNPARFDEKKAVSINGDHIRLLEVSDFAARTIPYLVADGIVTEPLTDAQQTLLAEAAPLVQSRVALLGEVPALLGPLFAATGAFEYQEDALATLTGSTGEILAAAITALELVELSEWNHDRIKGDLEIALIEGLGLKPRNAYGPLRVALSGRKISPPLFESMQILGKVETLARLDRLAVWHAEAGTAAAHAAPADASAPAAPSGL
- a CDS encoding 3-isopropylmalate dehydrogenase, with amino-acid sequence MSRVIRLAVIPGDGIGPEVIAEAVKVLDAAVAATSGSGDADDAVVFEKTEFKLGAARFLETGDVLTEDDLASIAAHDAILLGAVGGVPGDPRLKNANIERGLLLKLRFDLDHYVNLRPTTIYPGVTSPLANPGTVDFVVVREGTEGPYTGNGGALRVGTPNEIATEVSVNTAFGVERVVRFAFELAQSRPRKKLTLVHKTNVLVFSGSLWQRTVHTIATEYPEVSVDYLHVDAATIFFVTNPAKFDVIVTDNLFGDILTDLAGAISGGIGLAASGNINPTGSFPSMFEPVHGSAPDIAGQQIADPTAAILSVALLLDQQGLPEAAAIIREAVTTDLAGRTPDSVARTTSQVGDAITASLNSLVAAS
- a CDS encoding MFS transporter encodes the protein MSSSTATRPITVPARTAPARTTPARRPAQPSNIPNLRVGKRGWLALAVLMLPVLLISVDNTVLSFALPVISESLHPTAAAQLWIIDTYPLVLAGLLVAMGNVGDRIGRRKLLLIGAVGFGAVSVVAAFAPTPELLIAARGALAFFGAMLMPSTLSLLRSIFADRGQRRLAIAIWSAGFAGGAALGPIVGGILLEHFWWGSVFLIAVPVLIPLVILAPLLIPESKDPNPGSLDLLSIGLSMVMLVPVVFAIKSIATEGFSWASIGLFALGLAAGYAFVRRQLTRKNPMLDMRLFRVGAFSGAVVVNLLSVVALVGFLFYVSQHLQLVLGLRPMDAALALVPGLVVMVVAGLAVVPLVRHVKPSLVVAGGLVLSGLAYTIIMLTGQSATALTLALAFAVLALGIGAAETISNDLIISAVPEDKAGAASAVSETAYELGAVLGTAVLGSILTAFYRSNVVLPFGLTDGQASSASETLGGAVGVANDIPWSLGTTLLQSARDAFDSGVFTTSLIGVLLMLAATTVALITLRKARA